TAGGAAATCTTCAGCTTGGTTTTTGGACAAGTAAGGTATTTGGAATAAGTGTTGACATCTCGCAGTTTTTGAGCTGTGCGTGAGTCAATGGTTCCCTTACGGAGGGCATCATCTAGAGTGACGCGTCCAGGGACTTCAGGTTCAATAAGGCCACCTGTGAGATATTGCACTTCTAAGAAACGCTGTCCAGCTTCATAATATAACCAGCCTTTCTTCAATGCTTGGGCTGCGGACATCTTTGTCTTCGTTCTTGGGTCTTCAAAGCCATTGAATGCCTTCTGAGCAAGGTTGATTCTGTCTACCATGATTTTGTCCACTAGACCTTTGTTGACTGCATCAGCAACTGAGAACTTTTCTCCTGTAATGGGGTCAATGATGCCTCCAGTGCACGCCTGAGCTTCCAGTAATCTTTGACCAGTTATGTTGTCTACAAGGTTGCGGTGCATGGCTTCAGTGATCGAGACTTTTTCTAATGTGTCTGTATCTACTATACCAGCAATCGGGCCGGTCTCTTCAGAGGGATCGCTCCAAGGCGATAGTGGATCCCGTTTTGCAGGGCTGGCAgtgtaggaggaggaagagcccACAGAGGATGATCTTGAACGGAATCCACTCATGTTACCGGAGAGCATGTCAGCAAACTCCGTAATGGATAAAGTCCCAGCGCGATACTGGTCAAGGGAAGATTGGTCAATGAGACCTTTGGCAATGGCATCATCAATATCATACTGTCGTCCTGACCGTCTGTCTGTGATTATTGATTTTACAACACCGTCAGACGAGGAGCTGGTGACCTCTTCCCACTCGCACTCCTGTTCAGAGAGCTCTATGTAGGTCTGGTGGTCAATAAGTCCTTTGCGATAAGCTTCATACACAGACATTTCTTTCCCAGTTTCTGGATCTACAATGACTACTCTTCTCTTACGGACTGAAGACTTGGATGACGTTTTTCTTTCCCTCTTCTTCTCTTTCAAGAGTAACAGACAGAGATTGGTAGCTGGATCAATCATGCATCTCTCCATTAACTGAAGGTAAGTTAGATTTTCCTCTGTGTTGGGATCAAAGAATCCTTTAGTATCGTCACTGGGATCTGAGAGGATCTCATTCATCTCCTCATCAAACAGACCTctgttgtatgcagtctccactgGCAGACGGTGGCTTTCTTCTGGATCAATAATACCACCAGTGGCAATCTGAGCTTCCAGCAGACGAATGCCATGGTCTTTTAGAATCAATCCTTTTTTCATGGCTTGGAAAAGAGAGATCAGCTTTCCTGAGTAGGGATCCTTGTAGCCAGTCACCGCTCTCTCTGCTGATAACAGCTTATCCTTGAACTCTGGGCCCACAATGCCCATTCGCACCGCTTCTTCAACGGCCAGTTTCAGACACTTGATAGGATCAATGACGTAACCTGTAGCTGCTTGAGCTTCAAGTAACTCAAATGCTGTGCCTGGCCTGATCATGCCTTTTTTCATAGCTTGGTAGATGGAGTACCTTTCCTTTGTAGCTTCTACATAGACACCAGCAATACAACTTGTGCCTTCCAGGAACTTCTGCAGATTTTTTGAGACTTCCTCAATAGATGTTAAGCCATCCTGTAATTGCTGAGCTGTCACTGCATCCATGATATTAGATCTTATCAGTTCTTCCATGGAGATCTCCTTCCTTAAACCTTTGAATGTTAATTTCCTCTTGTCTGCAAGTGGCAAGATAAGGAGATGGCTCTTTTCGTCCCTGTGGCACCTCTTCAAAAGCTGAGAATAGCTGAGCTTCTCATCAGTGGAAGGATCCACGTAGCTGCGGACCTCACTCGGCTCCGACAACCTATCGAAAGTCTCTTTGTTGAGATAGCCATGTGAATAGGCAGTTTCATTTGGAATATGGAATCCAAAGCGGGGATCGATGATACCCCCTGTAGCTATCTGGGCATCCAGCAATCTCAAAGCTTGGTCGGATGGAATCAAATCCTTCTTCATGGCTTGGAAGATAGAAATCATCTGCTCAGTGTAAGGATCTCTGTAGCCAGTTACAGCTCTTTCAGCAGACAGAAGGCGGTCATGGATTTCAGGTCCCACTACTCCCTTTCTTACAGCCTCGTCCACAGTCAACAATTCATTCTTCACTGGATCGACAATAAAACCGGTGGCCGCCTGGGCATCCAACAGCTGATAAGCCACTTCAGGTGTAATAAATCCCTTCTTCATTGCCTGGTAAATACTGACGGGTTCCTTAGAGACTGGCATCTGTAGACCAGCAACACACCCAGTTCCATACAAGTATCTCCAGACCGTCTCAATTTGGATAATTTCTGATATAGTCTTGGTTCCTTGCTTAAGCATACTGTACATTTCCAGTGTTATCAGTTTAGACTGGTACATATCTTCAGCTGTAATGCGGCGGCGGACAAAGTCATAAGAATGCAACTCTTGTTGTCGAATAATCTCTGTTTTCTCAATGATCTCAATGATGATGATAATCATGCGCTCCTTGGTCAGTCTACCAGCTTGGAACTCTGCCATCAACCGATCTCTTTCCTCTTGAGGAAGAAGATCTGAATGTATAAGCTCCCAAATGGTCATCGAAGACCCGGCCATGCTTCCAGCTGGGATGTCCACTGTTGTCTCTTCAAACACTTTCTTGGTCTCTGCTTCACTGTACACTTTACTAGTTTCGACTTCTGCAGGTTTCTGACTTTTCTTCAAAGGAAGTAGGGTCAGACCAGACTCTGGATCCTGAATGCATCTTTCTTTCAGTTGCAAGTAGGTCAAGTTCTCATGAGTGTTGGGATCAAAGAACCCTTTTGTGTCATCAGTAGGATCAGCAAGGATCTTGTTCATGGCTTCATCAAAGTAACCTCGTTTATAGGCAACCTCTACTGGGACTCTGTGACTGTGAACAGGGTCAATGATTCCACCAGTGGCAATCTGAGCTTCCAAGAGGCGTATACCATGGTCTCGGAGAATTAAGCCTTTTTGCATAGCTTCGAAAACAGAGATAGTTCTACCAGAGTAAGGGTCTTTGTACCCTGTGACAGCTTTTTCAGCAGACAGCAGCTTTTCATGCAGCTCTGGTCCGACAACTCCAGCTTTCACGGCCTCATTCACATAGAATTTTTGGTTCTTTACTGGATCAATAATAAAACCAGTGGCAGCTTGTGCTTCAAGGAGAACCAGAGCAGTTCCAGGCCTCAGGAGGTTCCTCTTCATGGCTTGGTAGATGTTCATTTTCAATTTGTTCTCTTCTATATAGACTCCAGCTATGCAGTCACTGCCTTGGAGGTATCTTTTGACAGAGTCGGTCTCCGATATTTCCTTTACTGACTTCTTGCCTTCCTTTAGTTGCTCAAACTGGGTTTTATCTATAATATTGGCCTCCAGAAGTTCATTAGCAGGAACTGGAGCCCGGAGGCCGGTGAATGTGAGGCGCTGTTGTCTCTTGGTCTCCGTTTCTTCCACAATAGTAATCATAATTTTGATTATTTTCTCGATGGTGACTTTTCCAGTCTTATACTGACGGAGGAGCTCTCTTCTTTGCTCTTCTGTGAAGTATTCTGAGTGGATCAATTCCCACAGAGTAATTGTCTTTCCTTTGAAGCTGCCAACAGGGACTTCAACAGTTGATTTATCAAAGGCTTCTTTGGCTTGAGAGTCAGTGTAAATCTCTTCTAGTTGGGACTGTATGGCTTGTTCGGACAGGGGTAGTAACAAGTGACCCGTTTTCTTGTCCACCTTGCATTTCTTCTGCAATTGTGCATAGGAAAGGTTTTCCTGACTGTTTGGATCATAGAAACCAGTGTTTTCATCCACTGGCTCGGACAGAATTTTAGTTGTCTCTTCATCCAGGTGACCTCTCTTGTAAGCAATCTCCAGTGGGAGCCGGTGGCTATTTACTGGATCAATTATGCCACCTGTTGCCAATTGTGCATCTAAGAGTCTAATTCCGCTGTCCTTCGGTATGAGCCCCTTCTTCAGAGCCTGGAACAAGGACAGGGTCTGCCCGGTGTAAGGATCCTTGTAGCCCGTGACAGCTTTTTCAGCAGACAGCAACTTTTCATGGTATTCTGGGCCAACTATTCCAGCCTTAACAGCCTCGTCTACTGGGAGTAGTTCATTCTTTACAGGGTTGATGATGAAGCCTGTACCAGCTTGAGCTTCCAGCAGGTTGAGAGCGGTGGCTGGCTTTAAAAGGTTCTTCCTTATAGCTTCATAGAAGCTCAGTTTCTCACCAGATTTCTCCACCTGGACTCCAGATATGGCAGTGCTTCCAGTCAAATATCTTTTCACAGACTCTACCTCAGAAACCTCTTTTACAGACTTTTTGCCTTGGTGGAGCTGGTTGAACAGGTCATTATCTATGATCTTGCTGTCCACGAGTTCTGCTGCTGGGACGGGGCTCCTTATACCATCAAAGCACATCTGCTTTTTCTTTTCGTTTTCTTCTACCACAGTAATTATGATTCTGATAATTTTTTCCACAGTGATTTTGCCAGTTTTATATTGTCTTAGTAACTCGCGCCTCTGCTCTTCAGTGAAATATTCAGAATTAATAATTTCCCATATGGTGACACTTTTTCCTTGGAATTTGCCAAATGGGACAGAAACTGTGGCCTTCTTAAACACGTCTTTGGCTTCTGAATCTGTGTAGACAAGTTCTCCTTTCCCAGCTTTGTCAGTTAGTGGCAAAAGACACAGCTTTGTCTCTGGATCTatcacacatctatccataagCTGCAAATAGGTGAGATTCTCTTGTGTGTTAGGGTCAAAGAAGCCCTTCGTGTCGTCTGTGGGATCAGATAAGACCTTGCTCATGTCTTCATCAAAGTAACCTCGTTTATAGGCAACGTCCAGAGGGAGACGGTGACTATTGACTGGGTCTACGATTCCTCCAGTGGCAATCTGGGCTTCCAGCAGTCGTATTCCATGGTCCTTCACTATTAAATCTTTCTTCATAGCTTGGAAGAGTGATATTTTCTCTCCAGTGTAAGGATCCTTGTAACCGGTGATGGCCCGCTCGGCAGACAGCATCTTGCTGTGTATTTCTGGGCCAATAACGTTTTCTTTCACTGCCTCGCTGACCGTCAGTTTCTTGTTCCTCACTGGGTCAATGATGTAGCCGGAGGCAGCCTGGGCTTCCAATAGGATGAGTGCAGTGCCTGGGGTGATCAGCTTCTTCTTCATGGCGTTGTAGATGCTTATCTTTTCATTGCTAGGTTTGAGTAGTAGCCCTGCAATGCTGCTCTTCCCTTGGaggtatttttttatgtcttCGCGCTGAGAGAGGTCATCTACGGATACTTGCCTATTGGACAGTTTATCCAGCAGGTCTTTGGTCAGTATACCAGCCTCATACAGTTTGTTGGCAGATACTTTCTGCCTTAAGCCATCAAATGCATTTTCTTGTTCAtcattttcaacggacccatcaACTGAATCTCTTCCATTTGGCACGGCTCTGGTCTGGGTAATGATGGTTTCTTTGTGGATCAAGATCTCCTTTGTTTTCTCCAAAGCTATTCTATGTTCTTGTTCCAGCTGTTCTAGTCTTTCCCTCAGTTTTCGGTTTTCTTCCTCCAGCAGCTTCTCTTGTTCAAGCCTCTTCTTATCCAGAAGCTGAAGCTCGTCTTGTTTCTGCCGCACCTTGTCCTCTGCCTCAAGCTGCCTTTTAACAGCATCATCCATGGTAATCTGAAGAAGTCTCTTCTCTTCCTCCAGCTGCTGCAGTCGACGCTCTTTCTCAGCTTTCAGGTTTTGGGCTTTGTTGACCTCTTGATCAAAGAGTTTCTCTAGTTTGGCCTTCTCTTCTTCAATAtacttttccttttggatcaatatTTGCTTCTCAGACAGGAACGTGGTCTGGAGGGTCTGGGTTTCCTGACGTAGCTGTTCTCTCTGAGCGATCTCCATCTGTAGGCAAACCGATCAGATTGATTAAAAAAAGAACATAAAACAACAGAGATTCAGTAAATGTAAGGAAATCAAGGCGATGGTGAGGACCCACTATGAGGAGGAACTGTATCTACTGCTGACCCAGCACTAGTTGAAGACGGATGTGAGGTAACCCCTCTAATATTATGGGGTTTGTGTACTGTACAACACAATCCTAACATACATGAGCGTAAAACTAATGTAAGGAACCATGTCTCGGGGGGTTTTAGGGGAACCTCTGTATTGCAGGAATATTTGGGCTCTAGCTGGTGCAGGATTCTTATGATCGCAGTTGAACAAAGACCATGCTAACAGAAGATCCAGAGAAAACCCAATATTTTGCTTTCCTCAGAGATTAGCGACACCAGAGGGGCCTGGCAGTCACGTTCTGCCCCTGCTCTAATAATATAACATGCATCGTCACTGGAAGTGAACGTGAATTTTAATAGGGGGCAATTGGCCACATGACTGTCTATGGCTTAGGGGTATTGCAACAATCAGAACATTCTCTATGCATTGCACATGGAATGGGCATGAAAAATATCAAATTAAATATGATGAAGGGATATGCTCTACACTGCCATGAGCGCTAGTAATAGAAATAATCGGGTACCTCTTCTGACTTTCTCTGCAGCAGCTCTGCCTCCTTTTTGAGCTTCTCTTTCTCCTTCTCCAGTTCAGCAATGGCTTTTCTCAGATCTTCTGCCTCCTTATCACTTTGCTGTCTCTGTATTTCAAGGGTATGAACCACGGTCATCTTCTCTTTGGTCGATAGTTCTGTTTGGTGTAGCCTCTCGCTGATTTCTTCTGCCTGTTTTCTGAACTTTTTGGCATCTTCTTCGGCTTTGGATTGGGATTTGCTCATTTCAACCACTTGTATTTTAAGGCGTTCGGCTTCAGCACTTATGTCGAGTTGTCGTCGACGTTCGGCTTCCAGAGTCTTTTGGAAGCCCTCCGTCTCCTGGGCAAGTTGCTGCTCCATCTGCTCCTTGTCTTCTTGAAGTTTTTTAGCTTGCTCCATGGCCAGCTCCTTCTGTTTCTGCAGCATCTCAGCTTCTGCTTTCAGACGTGTGGCTTCCTGAACCGCTTGCATTTTCTCCTTCAGCATCTTTTCAGCTAAGGCTCGCTGTTCATTCAAGTTGTCCTCTGCAATCTTCCTTAAACGTGCAGCCTCCTGGGCCTCAACACTCAGACGGGCAGCCTCTTCTGCTACTTGCCTCATCTTCTCAGCCTCCTCAACCAGGAATTTTTGTGTGTGGTCTTTGTCTTTTGTTAAAAGCATCTTGTTTTCCTCTTCAATACGAATTTTCAGTTTCAACAACTCTTCCATTTGTATTTTAACCTTGAACAACTCGTCTTCCACCAGTTTCTTTTGCCTTAGGGAGTCAGTAACTTCTTCTTTGAGACGTCCCAACTCATCATCTAGAATGGTTTTCTGGTGGTCCGTTTCCTCCAGTTGGAGTTTGACTTTAGTGAGTTCACTTTCTACCTGCTCCTTCTGTCTAACAGTTTTTTCTGCAAATTTCTTATGTTTCTCCATTTCAGCATCTGCCATTTGTTTGAGTTTGAGGGCTGCCTGCTCGGCCTGGCCTCTCTTAGCTGCTTCTAGTTCTGCCTCTTTGCGGATCTTTTCTGCATCTTCCTGGGCTTGGCCCTTAACTTGGGCTTCTTCTTCTGCCTTTTGCTTCAGGCGCTCTGCTTCCTCTACCTGCTGGCGTGAGAGTGCGGCTTCATGTTCAGCCTTGATCTTTGCTCGCT
This sequence is a window from Bufo gargarizans isolate SCDJY-AF-19 chromosome 5, ASM1485885v1, whole genome shotgun sequence. Protein-coding genes within it:
- the PLEC gene encoding plectin isoform X17; amino-acid sequence: MDQHMYRSNAALPSNQDSTFRQRTSSEDNLYLAVLRATEGKKDERDRVQKKTFTKWVNKHLIKAHRHVNDLYEDLRDGHNLISLLEVLSGETLPREKGRMRFHKLQNVQIALDFLKLRQVKLVNIRNDDIADGNPKLTLGLIWTIILHFQISDIQVSGQSEDMTAKEKLLLWSQRMTEGYQGLRCDNFTSSWRDGRLFNAVIHRHKPMLIDMNRVYRQTNIENLDQAFTVAERDLGVTRLLDPEDVDVPQPDEKSIITYVSSLYDAMPRVPDVQDGVRANELELRWHEYYERVTMLLQWVRHYTVIFEEKRFPASYEEIEILWRQFLKFKETDLPNKEADKNQSRFQYQSLEGAVQSGQLKVPPGYHPLDVEKEWGKLHVSILEREKLLRIELERLERLQRIVSKLQMESGLCEEQLNQADALLQTNIRLLNAGKPLQRAGDIERDLDKADTMIRVLFNDVQALKDGRHPQGEQMYRRVYRLHERLVAIRTEYNLRIKSGATQVVTQVTHVSQQASRPEVDEVTLRYLQDLLGWVEENQKRINAAEWGSDLPSVESQLGSHRGLHQSINEFRSKIERARADEAQMSGTRGTYQEYLGKLDLQYAKLLNSSKARLRHLESLHAFVLAATKELMWLNDKEEEEVNFDWSERNTNMASKKDNYSGLMRELELKERKIKEIQNTGDRLLREDHPGKTTVEAFQAALQTQWSWMLQLCCCIEAHLKENTAYFQFFTDVKEAEDHLKKIQDTMRRKYTCDRSITVTRLEDLVQDSINEKEQLAEYKGQISGLAKRAKAIVQLKPRSPANPPKGQQPIQTVCDYKQMEITIHKGDECLLVNNSQPYKWKVQNSAGSDAVVPSVCFIVPPPNKEALDAVSRLQSGHQNLLTQWQRMHIDLKSLLSYQYLQRDIQLIQSWTLVTFRSTTSEEYKLILRNLEMHYQDFMRDSQDSQNFHPDDRMKIEMEYNSCNQKYETLLRSIERGEQDESACKNYISQLKNIQLQLEGCEARTVSKIRSPLDKDPIRECSQRIGDQQQIHFELETIQKNLDKVSEKTRKILTQPDTGASAPVLKSEHEITLQKMDQVYSLSSIYLDKLKTINLVIRNTYGAEEVVKTYEDQLKDVHTVPADLKELENSKTDLKRMRGQVEGHQPLFSGLESDLGKAREVSEKMLRAHSERDVDLDRYKEKVQQLLERWQAIVLQIDLRQRELEQLGKQLRYYRESYEWLIRWIQDARQRQDKIQSVTITDSRTVREQLLEEKKLLEESEKNRVKVDECQKYAKQYIDAIKDFELQLVTFKAQVEPVASPVKKPKVQSTSDNIIQEYVDLRTKYSELTTLTSQYIKFITETLRRLEEEERAAEKMKAEERKKLAEVEAQLEKQRQLAEAHAQAKALAEKEASALRLNMQEEVTKREVVAVDAEQQKKNIQQELHQMKQISEAEIKAKVKLIDEAEYNRKKVEEEIRIIRLQLETSQKQKSGAEDELKALRARAEEAERQKKLAQEEAERLRKQVKDEAQKKREAEDELQRKIQAEKDAAREKQKALDDLEKLRLQAEEAERRMKQAELEKERQIRQAHDMAQQSADAELQSKRMSFLEKTTQLEMSLQQEHITVTHLQEEAERLKKQQLEAENAREEAERELEKWRQKANEALRLRLQAEEIAHKKTLAQEEAEKQKEDAEREARKRAKAEESALRQKGLAEEELEKQRKLAEDTASHKLSAEQELIRLKAEVENGEQQRIVLEEDLFRLKNEVSEAIQRRRGLEEELAKVRAEMEILLKAKSKTEEESRSASEKSKQMLEEEANKLRELAEEAARLRALSEEAKRQRQLAEEEATRQRAEAERILKEKLSAINEATRLKTEAEIALKEKEAENERLRRLAEDEAYQRKLLEEQAAQHKQDIDEKILLLKQSSESELERQKIIVDETLKHRRVIEEEIRILKINFEKASAGKSDLELELQKLKNIADETQKSKEKAEQEAETQRHLALEEEARRKEAEEKVRKIVAAEHEAARQRKLALEEVEKLKAKVEEARKQKELAEKEAERQIELAQEAARNKIDAEEKAHIAVVQRKEQELKQTRIQEQSILDKLKEEAEKAKRAAEDAERAKIKAEHEAALSRQQVEEAERLKQKAEEEAQVKGQAQEDAEKIRKEAELEAAKRGQAEQAALKLKQMADAEMEKHKKFAEKTVRQKEQVESELTKVKLQLEETDHQKTILDDELGRLKEEVTDSLRQKKLVEDELFKVKIQMEELLKLKIRIEEENKMLLTKDKDHTQKFLVEEAEKMRQVAEEAARLSVEAQEAARLRKIAEDNLNEQRALAEKMLKEKMQAVQEATRLKAEAEMLQKQKELAMEQAKKLQEDKEQMEQQLAQETEGFQKTLEAERRRQLDISAEAERLKIQVVEMSKSQSKAEEDAKKFRKQAEEISERLHQTELSTKEKMTVVHTLEIQRQQSDKEAEDLRKAIAELEKEKEKLKKEAELLQRKSEEMEIAQREQLRQETQTLQTTFLSEKQILIQKEKYIEEEKAKLEKLFDQEVNKAQNLKAEKERRLQQLEEEKRLLQITMDDAVKRQLEAEDKVRQKQDELQLLDKKRLEQEKLLEEENRKLRERLEQLEQEHRIALEKTKEILIHKETIITQTRAVPNGRDSVDGSVENDEQENAFDGLRQKVSANKLYEAGILTKDLLDKLSNRQVSVDDLSQREDIKKYLQGKSSIAGLLLKPSNEKISIYNAMKKKLITPGTALILLEAQAASGYIIDPVRNKKLTVSEAVKENVIGPEIHSKMLSAERAITGYKDPYTGEKISLFQAMKKDLIVKDHGIRLLEAQIATGGIVDPVNSHRLPLDVAYKRGYFDEDMSKVLSDPTDDTKGFFDPNTQENLTYLQLMDRCVIDPETKLCLLPLTDKAGKGELVYTDSEAKDVFKKATVSVPFGKFQGKSVTIWEIINSEYFTEEQRRELLRQYKTGKITVEKIIRIIITVVEENEKKKQMCFDGIRSPVPAAELVDSKIIDNDLFNQLHQGKKSVKEVSEVESVKRYLTGSTAISGVQVEKSGEKLSFYEAIRKNLLKPATALNLLEAQAGTGFIINPVKNELLPVDEAVKAGIVGPEYHEKLLSAEKAVTGYKDPYTGQTLSLFQALKKGLIPKDSGIRLLDAQLATGGIIDPVNSHRLPLEIAYKRGHLDEETTKILSEPVDENTGFYDPNSQENLSYAQLQKKCKVDKKTGHLLLPLSEQAIQSQLEEIYTDSQAKEAFDKSTVEVPVGSFKGKTITLWELIHSEYFTEEQRRELLRQYKTGKVTIEKIIKIMITIVEETETKRQQRLTFTGLRAPVPANELLEANIIDKTQFEQLKEGKKSVKEISETDSVKRYLQGSDCIAGVYIEENKLKMNIYQAMKRNLLRPGTALVLLEAQAATGFIIDPVKNQKFYVNEAVKAGVVGPELHEKLLSAEKAVTGYKDPYSGRTISVFEAMQKGLILRDHGIRLLEAQIATGGIIDPVHSHRVPVEVAYKRGYFDEAMNKILADPTDDTKGFFDPNTHENLTYLQLKERCIQDPESGLTLLPLKKSQKPAEVETSKVYSEAETKKVFEETTVDIPAGSMAGSSMTIWELIHSDLLPQEERDRLMAEFQAGRLTKERMIIIIIEIIEKTEIIRQQELHSYDFVRRRITAEDMYQSKLITLEMYSMLKQGTKTISEIIQIETVWRYLYGTGCVAGLQMPVSKEPVSIYQAMKKGFITPEVAYQLLDAQAATGFIVDPVKNELLTVDEAVRKGVVGPEIHDRLLSAERAVTGYRDPYTEQMISIFQAMKKDLIPSDQALRLLDAQIATGGIIDPRFGFHIPNETAYSHGYLNKETFDRLSEPSEVRSYVDPSTDEKLSYSQLLKRCHRDEKSHLLILPLADKRKLTFKGLRKEISMEELIRSNIMDAVTAQQLQDGLTSIEEVSKNLQKFLEGTSCIAGVYVEATKERYSIYQAMKKGMIRPGTAFELLEAQAATGYVIDPIKCLKLAVEEAVRMGIVGPEFKDKLLSAERAVTGYKDPYSGKLISLFQAMKKGLILKDHGIRLLEAQIATGGIIDPEESHRLPVETAYNRGLFDEEMNEILSDPSDDTKGFFDPNTEENLTYLQLMERCMIDPATNLCLLLLKEKKRERKTSSKSSVRKRRVVIVDPETGKEMSVYEAYRKGLIDHQTYIELSEQECEWEEVTSSSSDGVVKSIITDRRSGRQYDIDDAIAKGLIDQSSLDQYRAGTLSITEFADMLSGNMSGFRSRSSSVGSSSSYTASPAKRDPLSPWSDPSEETGPIAGIVDTDTLEKVSITEAMHRNLVDNITGQRLLEAQACTGGIIDPITGEKFSVADAVNKGLVDKIMVDRINLAQKAFNGFEDPRTKTKMSAAQALKKGWLYYEAGQRFLEVQYLTGGLIEPEVPGRVTLDDALRKGTIDSRTAQKLRDVNTYSKYLTCPKTKLKISYKEAMEKSMVEDGTGLRLLEASSQSSKGYYSPYNVSGSGSASGSRSGSRSGSRRGSFDATGNSSFTMNFSSSSYTSSNYGRRYANGPQDAPFDAAELANALLTLRLSCSQESRRGLDTFVALVPGLV